CGGGGTGATTGACGAGGTACGTACGCAGCACCCCGGGCAGGAACTCGCTCATCGCCGTGGTATTGGCGAATACGCGCACATGCCCCTTGATACCGGACGAATACTCCTGCAGATCACCGCTCAACTGCTCGATCTGGCGCAGCACGCGCCGGGCATGCGCAAGCAGCGTCGCGCCTGCCGGCGTCACCTTGACGCCGAGGCTGCTGCGGCTCAGCAGTTTGACGCCAACCTGCTCTTCCAGGTTCTTGATGCGGGTGCTGGCAGCCGGCAGGGATAGGTGGCAACGTTCTGCACCGCGGGTCAGGCTGCTGGCCTCAGCGATATGCGTGAAGAGATTCAGATCGACCAGGTCGAAGCGCATGACGTTGTCTCCAGAATAGTCAGCGATTATCCCCCCAACGGGCCCATTCGATCTATTCGCGCAACTACGGGGGGGTACTTCCGCGCAGGCGAACGCAGGATTCAAAACATGCAAATGGCGGGATGGCCAAGGATCGGCCAAGCTGACCGTGGTAGACGAAAAAAGGAGACAGGCATGACAGAAGAAGACGGCTTGCTGGTGGCAATCTCGGATGGCGTGGCAACGCTGACGCTCAACCGTCCGAAGCAGAAGAACGCCCTGAACGGTTCCATGCGCGACGGGCTATGCGACGCAGTACAGCGGATTCGCGCCGACCGCTCGGTGCGCGCCGTAGTGTTGCGCGGCGCAGGCGAGGACTTCTGCTCCGGTGGCGACATCCGCGCGATGAACGTGACGGAGGCGGACGCGGGCCGCGCGCGCATGGACGACATGCATGGCTGGATCGCCATGCTGCTGGATCTGGATCGTCCCGTGGTCGCGGCGGTCGATGGGGTGGCCTATGGGGCCGGCTTCAGTATTGCGCTGCTTGCCGATTTCATCGTGGCGTCGCCGCGCGCGCGCTTCTGCATGCCGTTCATGAAAGTTGGCCTGGTGCCCGATTGCGGCGCGCTATACACGCTGCCGAGAGTGGTAGGCATGGCGAAAGCGCGGGAACTGGTGTTTAGCGCGCGCGAAATTGGCGCGGAGGAAGCGCGCCAGATTGGCGCCGTGTTCGAGATCGTGCCGGAAGACAAGCTCCATGCCCGCGCCGACGAACTGGCTCGTGGTCTGGCCGGCGCTTCGCCGGCTGCATTCGCCATGGCCAAACGCGCGTTGAACCAGTCGCTTGGCAGCGACGTGCGTGCCATGCTGGAAATGGAGTCGCTGGGGCAGGGCATCGCCTTCACTACCAGCTACCACCGCGAAGCTGTGCGCCGCTTCAAGGAGAAGGAGCCGCCGCTGTTCCGCTGGCCTGCGGCGCCTCGGGACTGATCTCGGGGCTGATGGCTGCCGGGGGCATCGCCCCCGGTTTCACGTCGCCCTCCAGGTCATCCGTCACCCAGCCGTAATGCCGGCTGTCTGGATGACCTTCTTCCATTTCTCGATTTCGCTGTGCAGTCGCTGGCGCATCTGTTCCTGCGTGCCCGGGTCGGCATCCGCGCCGGCCTGCACCATGCGCTGACGCACGGCCGGGTCGTTCATGGCGACGTTGAAATCGGCGTTGAGCTTGTTGAGGATCGGCTGCGGCGTGTGGGCCGGTGCGAACAGCGCAGACCATGAGTAGGCCTCGTAGCCGGGCAGGCCGGATTCCGCAACGGTCGGCACGTCGGGCAAGATCGCCGAGCGCTGGCGGCTGGCCACGCCGAGCACCTTGATGCGGCCCGTCTTGATGTGCGGCAGGGCAGTCGGGGCGTCGCTGAACATTACCTGCACCTGTCCGCCGAGCAGGTCGCTCATGGCCGGGGCGCTGCCCTTGTAAGGGATGTGCTGCAGCTTTGTGCCGGCTTCCATGTTGAACAGTTCGCCTGCCAGATGGGTACCGCCCCCATTGCCCGAAGAGCCGAACGCGAGCGGCTTGTCGCTCTTCTTTGCGTACGCGATGAATTCCTTGATGTTGTTGGCGGGCACGGACGGATGCACCACCACAAAGATCGGATACATCGTCGCGAAGCTGACCGGCGCGAAATCCTTCTCGATGTCATAGGGCAGCTTGCCCATCAGCGACGGATTGACCGAGTGATGGATGGCGCCCACGAACAGGCTGTAGCCGTCGGCAGGTTCCTTCGCCGCGACGGTCGCCCCGATCACGCCGCCAGCACCGGGACGGTTGTCGATGACGACCGGGACCTTCCACATCTCGCCGAGCTTCTGGCCGAAGATTCGCGCCGTGGTGTCCACCGGACCGCCAGGCGGAAACGGCACGATCATTCGCACAGGCTTGGACGGCCAGGTATCGGCCGCGAGCGCGGAAAGCGGATGCGCGACGGCGCCGAGCAGGCCGGCGGCCAGAAGCCGCCTGCGCATGGCGAAGGAACGGGGGGATTGCATGTGGAGTCTCCTATGACAGCAGTGATGCGGCCTGTTCCTGCAGCTCGCGCTTGAGGATCTTGCCGTTGTTATTCGTTGGCAGCTCTGGCAGCGCCACGATGCGCGCGGGGCGCTTGTACGGGGCCAGACGTTCACGCAGGTGGTTCTGCAGCGCGGCAACGTCGAGCGTGGCGCCGGGGCGCAGTTCCACGAAGGCAATGATCTCCTCGTTGCCATCGCTTTCGCGGCAGCCGACCACCGCTGAGCGCTGGATGCTGGGGTGCGTGTTGAGCGCGGTCTCCACCTCAGCCGGATAGACGTTGAAGCCGGAGCGGATGATCATTTCCTTCAGGCGGCCCACCACGAACAGCGCGCCGTCCGCGTGCATTTCGCCGAGGTCGCCGCTCGCGTACCAGCCGCCTTCGCGCATGGCTTTCGCGGTGGCATCCGGATCGCGGAAATAGCCGGGCATCAGGCCCCTGCCGCGCAGCCACAGCTCGCCGCGTTCACCCAGGGGTAACGGTGTGCCGGTGACGGGGTCGGTGACCTGCACTTCGGCCTCGGCCACCGCATAACCCGCGCTAGTATCGGCACGCCGGTCGCCGAGCCGCGTCACGTGCACCGAGCCTGCGTACTCGGACAGCCCGTAGCCGTGGTGCAACGTCAGGCCAAATGTGGCCTCCACACGCTGCTTGAGCGACAGATCCAGCGGACCGGCGCCGGTGTAGAGGTAGCGCAGCGCGGGCGCCGTGGGTGTCGTGATGCCCTCATGTTGCAGGTGCGCCAGCAGACGCGAATACAGCGTCGGCGGCCCCTGCAGTTGCGATACGCCGCAGTGCGCCAGCGCATCCAGCAGGTCGGCTGGATCGAACTGCGGGCGCATGACCAGTTGCGCGCCGGCCAGCAGCGAACTGAGCAGGACGGTGCCGAGCCCGAAAATGTGGGTCATCGGCACAAAGGCATAGCTGCGGTCCACCGGGCTCAGCGCGCGGGCCTCGCACGTCACGCGGGCAAAGTGAATCAGGGCATCGTGCGTGAGCATCACGCCCTTGGGTTCGCCGGTTGTGCCGGAGGTGAAGATCAGAGCGGCCACCTGGTCCTGCAGCGGCTGCCCTTCCGGCATGGCGTTGGCGCGGACGTGGCTGTGCTCCATGCCGTTCAGCGCGGAAGGCACGGCGTCGAACCGGCGTGCATGGGCGGATGCGGCACGTGACGCCGCCGCGGTGAAGTAGATCACCCGGGCATCTGCCTTGGCGGCGAAGGCGTCGATTTCGGCCGGCGCCATCCGCGCGTTGACGCCGCAGGACCACGCCCCCACACGGCTGCAGGCGAGAATCAGCGCGGCGTGTTCGGGGCAGTTTTCCGCCACGACCAGGACGCGGTCTCCCGGCAGGACGCCGAGCGCCAGCAATTCCGCTTCGGCCGCGGTGGTCAGCGCGCCCAGATCGGCGAAGGTCAGGCTACGGCCGTCCGGCAGATGGATGAACGGTTGATCGGGCGACTCGGTCAGCCAGCGGTCTAGCAAGTGATGAATCCGGGTGGTCACGGGAATTGCCGTCCTTTGTGTTGCGGGGGAAAGTCCGGCCAGCATCGCCGCAAAGCCTGGCCGACGCCATTCGTAAATGGCAAGGGGCGGCTTCGAGGCGCTGAAACGGTCGGCTGTGTGCATTTCGCGTTGTCAAAGGCAGGATTCGGCAAACTTGAACCAGCCCGGCCCGGGCGCCCATAGAATCTGTTCATCAGACCGGAGACAGATTCATGGACCTGCGTTTCACCAAGGAAGAAGAAGCCTTCCGAGAGGAAGTCCGCGCCTTTGTCCAGGCCAACTTGCCGACCGATATTCGCGACAAGGTACTGGGCCACAGGCGTGTGGAAAAGGACGACTACGTGCGGTGGCACCGCATCCTTCACGCGCATGGTTGGGGCGCCCCCACCTGGCCGAAGGAATGGGGCGGCACGGGCTGGAACGCGCTGCAGCGCCTGATTTTCGAGATCGAGACGCTGCGGGCTGGCGCCCCGCGCATGTTGCCGTTCGGTCTCACGATGATTGGCCCGGTGCTGATGAAGTACGCCAGCGCCGCGCACAAGGAACGTTTCCTGCCGCGCATCCCGACCGTGGATGAGTTCTGGTGTCAGGGTTACTCCGAACCCGGTTCCGGTTCGGATCTCGCCTCGCTCCGGACCAGCGCCGTGCGCCGTGGCGACAAGTACATCGTCAATGGCCAGAAGACCTGGACGACGATGGCGCATTTCGCCGACTGGATCTTCTGCCTGGTGCGTACCGATCCGGAAGCCAAGGCCCAGGAAGGCATCTCGATGCTGCTGATCGACATGAAATCGCCCGGTGTGACCGTGCGACCGATCAAGACGCTCGACGGCGGTCACGACGTGAACGAGACCTGGTTCGAAGAAGTCGAGGTACCGGTCGAGAACCTGCTCGGCGAGGAGAACAAGGGCTGGACCTACGCCAAGTACCTGCTTGGCCACGAGCGCACCGGCATCGCCGGCATCGGGCACTGCTACCGCGAACTGCGCCTGCTCCGGAAGTACGCCGCCGAGACTACCGATGGCCGTGGCGGCCGCCTGATCGACGACGTGCGTATGCGCGACAAGATCGCTCGTCTCGAAATGGATCTGATGGCGCTGGAAATGCTGCTGCTGCGCGTGGCCACGCAGGCCGCGGGCACCCCCGGCCCGGAAGCGTCGATCGTCAAGATTCGTGGCTCGGAGCTGCAGCAGGACATCGCCATGCTCCAGATGGAAGTGGCGGGCCCGAACGGCTGGCCTTACTCGACGGACTGGATGGAGCTGGGCGCGCCTCAGCCCGTTAGTGGCGCGGAATGGGCGGCACCGGCTGCCTCGACCTACTACGACATGCGCAAGACCACGATCTACGGTGGTTCGACCGAGGTTCAGAAGAACATCATCTCCAAGATGATCATCGGTTTCTAGGCGAAAGGACGACAAGCATGGATTTCACGTATAGCGAAGAACAGCGGATGCTCGCCGACAGCCTGCGCCGCTTTGTCGAATCCGAGTACTCCTTCGAGAAGCGCCGCCGCAACGCCCGCGAACACGGCAGCTTCGACCGGGGCATCTGGTCGTCGCTGGCGGAGATGGGCGTGCTCGGTCTGGCCGTGCCGGCTGACCACGGTGGCTTTGGCCACGGCCCGGCCAGCCAGGTTGTCGTGCAGCGCGAACTGGGCCGCGCGCTCGTGCAGGAGCCTGTGATCCCGAGCGGTGTCATCGCCACGGCGATCCTCGCGCATCACGCGCCTGCTGCCCTGCAGGCCGAGTGGCTGCCCGCCATCGCGAGTGGCGACAAGATCTTCACGCTGGCCTATCTGGAGCCGGACTCGCGTTATCGCCCCGAAGTCGCCAGGACGACGGCCCGCAAGGCCGGTGCCGACGGCTATGTGCTCAATGGCCGGAAGTCGGTGGTCTGGCATGGCGCGGCGGCTGATACGTACATTGTTTCGGCGATGCTCGACGGCGCGCTGGCGCTGTTCCTGGTGAGCCGCGACGCGAAGGGGCTGGCGGTAACCGGCTATCCGACCATGGACCGACTGTCGGGCGCGGGCCTGCAACTCGCCGACGTGCCCGCCACGCTGGTCACGACGAACGGTCTCGAGGCCCTGGAGCTTGGACTCGATCACGGCGTTGCCGCGCAATGCGCGGCGGCGGCCGGCGCTATCGAACGGCTGATCGAGATCACCGCCGAGTACCTTGGCACCCGCAAGCAGTTCGGCAAGCCGCTGGCATCTTTCCAGGCCCTTCAGCACCGCGTGGCCGACATGCTGCTGCAGAAGGAACTGGCGCTGTCGATGGCCTACGTGGCCGCGCAGGGCCTCGATGCCACCGACGCGGCCGAGCGCCGCCGCAAGGTGTCCGCCGCGAAGGTCGTCACGGCCAAGGCCGCGCGCTTCGCCGGCCAGCAGGCGGTGCAGTTGCACGGCGGCATGGGTATGACTGATGAACTGGAGGTTGGCGACTATTTCAAGGCGCTGACCATGGTAGACGTCCTGCTGGGCGATACCGACCTCCACCTGGAACGCTACGGCGAAGCCATGGCGGCCTGACAAGACCCGATAACGGATGACTGTTCATGACCATCAATAGCAAGGCATATATCGTCGGGGCGTACGAGCACCCGACCCGCAAGGCACCGGACAAGACCGTTGCCCAGCTTCACGCGGAAAGCGCCAAGGGCGCGCTCGAGGATGCGGGCCTGTCGCTGGCCGACGTCGACGGCTACTTCTGCGCCGGTGACGCCCCGGGCCTCGGCATGGTGAACATGGTCGACTATCTCGGCCTGAATGTGCGCCATGTGGATTCGACCGAAATGGGCGGGTCCTCCTACATCGCCCACGTCTCGCACGCCGCGCAGGCCATCGCTGCCGGCAAGTGCAACGTGGCACTGATCACGCTGGCCGGCCGTCCGCGTTCGGAAGGTTCGAGCGGCACGCAGGCACGCAACTGGGGCGCGAACCTGCCGGACCAGCCGTTCGAGGCACCGTTCAACCCGGTGACGGTCAACCTGTACGCGATGGTTGCCCAGCGGCACATGTACGAGTTCGGCACCACGCCCGAGCAGCTCGCGTGGGTCAAGGTGGCTGCGTCGCATCACGCCCAGTACAACCCGAACGCCATGTTGCGCGAAGTTGTCACCGTCGAGGACGTGGTGAATTCCCCGATGATCTCCGACCCGCTGCACCGGCTGGACTGCTGCGTGGTGTCCGATGGTGGCGGTGCCCTCATCGTGGCCCGCCCGGAAATCGCGGCCAAGCTTAATCGCCCGAAGATCAAGATCCTGGGCGCTGGCGAGCACGTGAAGGGTTTGCTGGGCGGCCAGGTGGACCTGTCGTGGTCCGCCGCGCGTTTCTCCGGCGCTGCAGCCTTCGAGGAAGCCCGTGTCACCCCGGCAGACATCAAGTACGCGTCGATCTACGACAGCTTCACGATCACCGTGCTGATGCAGCTGGAAGACCTGGGCTTCTGCAAGAAGGGCGAAGGCGGCAAGTTCGTGATGGACGGCAACCTGATCTCCGGCGTGGGCAAGCTGCCGTTCAATACCGATGGCGGCGGTCTCTGCAATAACCACCCGGCCAACCGTGGCGGCATCACCAAGGTGATCGAAGCCGTGCGCCAGTTGCGCGGCGAAGCCCACCCCGCGGTGCAGGTGAAGAACTGCGACCTGGCGCTGGCCCAGGGTACCGGCGGCTACATGGGCTCACGCCATGGTTCCGCCACGCTGATCCTCGAACGCGAATAACAGGGATGCCACAGATGACGACTCCTTACGTCCCCACTCCGTACAAGGCTCCCGACGAGCAGCCCGACAACACCGCCTTCTGGCAGGCCGCCCGCGAGGGACGACTGCTGGTGCGCCAATGCAAGTCCTGCGGCAAGCCGCACTGGTATCCGCGCACGCTGTGCCCGTTCTGCATGGGTGACACCGAGTGGAAGACCGCCAGCGGGCAGGGCGAGATCTACTCATTCAGCATCACGCGCCGCGCCGGCCCCAATCCGTTCTGCATCGCCTATGTGAAGCTCGATGACGGCGTGACGATGATGACGAATATCGTCGACACCGATCTCGATACCGTACACATCGGCCAGCGCGTGAAGGTGCGGTTCGCCGAGACCGACGGCGGCGCGCCGGTCCCTGTCTTCGCACCGGTCTGAACCAGAGGGAAGGATGCCGATCAGCTACCAGCATCTGCGGAACCGGCCGTTCGCGCCGGTCCGTCAGCACTACACCGCGCGCGACACCATGCTGTACGCGCTGAGCCTGGGCCTGGGCAATGATCCGATGAATGCATCGGCATTGCCCTTTGTCTACGAAGGCGCTGCCAGCGGGCTGCGCGCGCTGCCGTCGCAGGCGGTGGTGCTGGGCTATCCCGGCTTCTGGGCACGCGAGCCAGATACCGGTATCGACTGGGTCAAGCTGCTGCACGGCGAACAGCGGTTGCGGCTGCACCGTCCGCTGCCCGCAGAGGCAGAGGTTGTCGGTCATAACCGCATCACGCACCTGACCGACAAGGGTGCCGGCAAGGGAGCCATCATGGTGACCGAGCGGAAGCTGGAAACCGCACAGGGTGAACTGCTGGCGACCGTCCAGCAGGTGTCGTTCCTGCGTGGCGATGGCGGCTACAGTCAGGCGGACGGCGGGCAACCGAGCGATGATCCACTGCCCGCGCTGCGGCCGACACCTGAAGACAGGGCGCCCGACTTTGTCGATACGCAGCCGACGCGCCCTGAAGCGGCGCTGTTGTATCGCCTGATGGGCGATTTCAATCCGCTGCACGCGGACCCTGCCGTGGCGGCGGCAGCGGGATTCGAGCGGCCGATCCTGCATGGCCTGGCCAGTTACGGCCTTGTTGCGCATGCGCTGCTTCGGCAATGCGCGGGTCACGACCCGGCACGACTGCGCGCGTTCGATATCCGCTTCGCATCACCGGTGTTTCCGGGCGAAACGCTTGTCACCGAGATCTGGCGCGATCCCGCTCAGCCGAACCAGTTCCAGTTGCGCGCCAAGGTGCTGGAGCGCGACAAGGTCGTGCTCAGCCATGGCTGGGCGGAGATCGCCTGAATATCCAACGAATTACCATGACGACACCCTCCGATTCGACCACCGGCCTGCCGCTGCCGTCCCGGCAGACCGGCGCCTTGAGCCATATCCGCGTGCTGGATCTATCGCGTGTGCTGGCTGGGCCGTGGTGCACGCAGAACCTCGCCGACATGGGCGCGGACGTGATCAAGGTCGAGAAGCCCGGCGCGGGGGATGACACCCGGCACTGGGGGCCTCCGTATCTGCAAGACGAAGATGGGCCCACGAGCCAGGCGAGCTACTTTGCCGCGTGCAATCGCAACAAGCGCTCGGTGACGATCGACATCGCCAAGCCGGAAGGGCAGAAGCTGATCCGTGAACTGGCGATGCAGAGCGACGTGGTCATCGAGAACTACAAGACCGGTGGCCTCAAGCGCTACGGGCTCGACTACGACTCGCTCAGCGCGCTGAATCCGCGCCTGATCTACTGCTCGGTCACGGGTTTCGGTCAGACCGGTCCTTACGCGGCACGTCCCGGCTATGAC
This genomic interval from Cupriavidus metallidurans CH34 contains the following:
- a CDS encoding acyl-CoA dehydrogenase family protein, producing MDLRFTKEEEAFREEVRAFVQANLPTDIRDKVLGHRRVEKDDYVRWHRILHAHGWGAPTWPKEWGGTGWNALQRLIFEIETLRAGAPRMLPFGLTMIGPVLMKYASAAHKERFLPRIPTVDEFWCQGYSEPGSGSDLASLRTSAVRRGDKYIVNGQKTWTTMAHFADWIFCLVRTDPEAKAQEGISMLLIDMKSPGVTVRPIKTLDGGHDVNETWFEEVEVPVENLLGEENKGWTYAKYLLGHERTGIAGIGHCYRELRLLRKYAAETTDGRGGRLIDDVRMRDKIARLEMDLMALEMLLLRVATQAAGTPGPEASIVKIRGSELQQDIAMLQMEVAGPNGWPYSTDWMELGAPQPVSGAEWAAPAASTYYDMRKTTIYGGSTEVQKNIISKMIIGF
- a CDS encoding tripartite tricarboxylate transporter substrate binding protein produces the protein MQSPRSFAMRRRLLAAGLLGAVAHPLSALAADTWPSKPVRMIVPFPPGGPVDTTARIFGQKLGEMWKVPVVIDNRPGAGGVIGATVAAKEPADGYSLFVGAIHHSVNPSLMGKLPYDIEKDFAPVSFATMYPIFVVVHPSVPANNIKEFIAYAKKSDKPLAFGSSGNGGGTHLAGELFNMEAGTKLQHIPYKGSAPAMSDLLGGQVQVMFSDAPTALPHIKTGRIKVLGVASRQRSAILPDVPTVAESGLPGYEAYSWSALFAPAHTPQPILNKLNADFNVAMNDPAVRQRMVQAGADADPGTQEQMRQRLHSEIEKWKKVIQTAGITAG
- a CDS encoding MaoC/PaaZ C-terminal domain-containing protein, which translates into the protein MPISYQHLRNRPFAPVRQHYTARDTMLYALSLGLGNDPMNASALPFVYEGAASGLRALPSQAVVLGYPGFWAREPDTGIDWVKLLHGEQRLRLHRPLPAEAEVVGHNRITHLTDKGAGKGAIMVTERKLETAQGELLATVQQVSFLRGDGGYSQADGGQPSDDPLPALRPTPEDRAPDFVDTQPTRPEAALLYRLMGDFNPLHADPAVAAAAGFERPILHGLASYGLVAHALLRQCAGHDPARLRAFDIRFASPVFPGETLVTEIWRDPAQPNQFQLRAKVLERDKVVLSHGWAEIA
- a CDS encoding acyl-CoA dehydrogenase family protein, with amino-acid sequence MDFTYSEEQRMLADSLRRFVESEYSFEKRRRNAREHGSFDRGIWSSLAEMGVLGLAVPADHGGFGHGPASQVVVQRELGRALVQEPVIPSGVIATAILAHHAPAALQAEWLPAIASGDKIFTLAYLEPDSRYRPEVARTTARKAGADGYVLNGRKSVVWHGAAADTYIVSAMLDGALALFLVSRDAKGLAVTGYPTMDRLSGAGLQLADVPATLVTTNGLEALELGLDHGVAAQCAAAAGAIERLIEITAEYLGTRKQFGKPLASFQALQHRVADMLLQKELALSMAYVAAQGLDATDAAERRRKVSAAKVVTAKAARFAGQQAVQLHGGMGMTDELEVGDYFKALTMVDVLLGDTDLHLERYGEAMAA
- a CDS encoding Zn-ribbon domain-containing OB-fold protein, with the protein product MTTPYVPTPYKAPDEQPDNTAFWQAAREGRLLVRQCKSCGKPHWYPRTLCPFCMGDTEWKTASGQGEIYSFSITRRAGPNPFCIAYVKLDDGVTMMTNIVDTDLDTVHIGQRVKVRFAETDGGAPVPVFAPV
- a CDS encoding thiolase domain-containing protein: MTINSKAYIVGAYEHPTRKAPDKTVAQLHAESAKGALEDAGLSLADVDGYFCAGDAPGLGMVNMVDYLGLNVRHVDSTEMGGSSYIAHVSHAAQAIAAGKCNVALITLAGRPRSEGSSGTQARNWGANLPDQPFEAPFNPVTVNLYAMVAQRHMYEFGTTPEQLAWVKVAASHHAQYNPNAMLREVVTVEDVVNSPMISDPLHRLDCCVVSDGGGALIVARPEIAAKLNRPKIKILGAGEHVKGLLGGQVDLSWSAARFSGAAAFEEARVTPADIKYASIYDSFTITVLMQLEDLGFCKKGEGGKFVMDGNLISGVGKLPFNTDGGGLCNNHPANRGGITKVIEAVRQLRGEAHPAVQVKNCDLALAQGTGGYMGSRHGSATLILERE
- a CDS encoding enoyl-CoA hydratase/isomerase family protein — protein: MTEEDGLLVAISDGVATLTLNRPKQKNALNGSMRDGLCDAVQRIRADRSVRAVVLRGAGEDFCSGGDIRAMNVTEADAGRARMDDMHGWIAMLLDLDRPVVAAVDGVAYGAGFSIALLADFIVASPRARFCMPFMKVGLVPDCGALYTLPRVVGMAKARELVFSAREIGAEEARQIGAVFEIVPEDKLHARADELARGLAGASPAAFAMAKRALNQSLGSDVRAMLEMESLGQGIAFTTSYHREAVRRFKEKEPPLFRWPAAPRD
- a CDS encoding class I adenylate-forming enzyme family protein: MTTRIHHLLDRWLTESPDQPFIHLPDGRSLTFADLGALTTAAEAELLALGVLPGDRVLVVAENCPEHAALILACSRVGAWSCGVNARMAPAEIDAFAAKADARVIYFTAAASRAASAHARRFDAVPSALNGMEHSHVRANAMPEGQPLQDQVAALIFTSGTTGEPKGVMLTHDALIHFARVTCEARALSPVDRSYAFVPMTHIFGLGTVLLSSLLAGAQLVMRPQFDPADLLDALAHCGVSQLQGPPTLYSRLLAHLQHEGITTPTAPALRYLYTGAGPLDLSLKQRVEATFGLTLHHGYGLSEYAGSVHVTRLGDRRADTSAGYAVAEAEVQVTDPVTGTPLPLGERGELWLRGRGLMPGYFRDPDATAKAMREGGWYASGDLGEMHADGALFVVGRLKEMIIRSGFNVYPAEVETALNTHPSIQRSAVVGCRESDGNEEIIAFVELRPGATLDVAALQNHLRERLAPYKRPARIVALPELPTNNNGKILKRELQEQAASLLS